A portion of the Pseudorasbora parva isolate DD20220531a chromosome 1, ASM2467924v1, whole genome shotgun sequence genome contains these proteins:
- the myoz2a gene encoding myozenin-2a has translation MSQHTLMSTQERKMQAAAICREIHATDEAEMDLGRKVSAPKEIMLEELSLASNRGSRLFKMRQKRSEKYTFESIQNEANTQHSIDANSLGPSAEMTNIFSHDNYLGVDQAHNTLNPETMAPGYGGPLKDVPAEKFNCTAMPRSYQSPWEQALISDPSLAETLVARMPEPESRHEIPQYKSFNRVAIPFGGFGKAPKAPVKPLDVEPGLAIPSPRVAAPAVVKRPTFNRTASGWIADSAPLILPSIPLEPISSMSSTFIPESDDL, from the exons ATGTCTCAGCATACTCTGATGTCAACACAGGAGAGGAAAATGCAGGCGGCTGCTATTTGTAGAGAGATCCATGCCACTGACG AAGCAGAGATGGATCTAGGAAGGAAAGTTAGCGCACCAAAGGAGATCATGTTGGAAGAACTTTCCTTAGCATCAAACAGGGGCTCCCGTCTGTTTAAGATGCGTCAGAAGCGCTCAGagaaatatacttttgaaaGCATTCAGAATGAAGCCAACACACAGCACAGT attGATGCCAATTCTCTGGGCCCAAGTGCTGAAATGACAAACATTTTCAGTCATGATAATTATCTTGGAGTTGACCAGGCACACAATACACTCAACCCTGAGACTATGGCCCCAG GATATGGTGGTCCCTTGAAGGATGTTCCAGCAGAGAAGTTCAACTGTACAGCAATGCCCAGATCCTACCAGTCCCCCTGGGAGCAGGCCCTCATTAGTGACCCCTCTCTGGCCGAAACGCTGGTCGCCCGCATGCCTGAACCTGAAAGCAGACATGAGATACCTCAATACAAGAGCTTTAACAG GGTTGCTATTCCATTTGGTGGCTTCGGCAAGGCACCCAAAGCCCCTGTTAAACCTCTTGATGTGGAACCCGGCCTCGCCATTCCAAGTCCCAGGGTCGCAGCACCTGCCGTGGTCAAACGGCCCACCTTCAACAGAACAGCATCAGGCTGGATTGCTGACAGTGCTCCTCTGATACTTCCCAGCATCCCCCTTGAGCCCATATCATCCATGTCTTCCACATTTATCCCAGAGTCAGATGACCTCTGA